Proteins from a genomic interval of Eriocheir sinensis breed Jianghai 21 unplaced genomic scaffold, ASM2467909v1 Scaffold51, whole genome shotgun sequence:
- the LOC126992857 gene encoding putative nuclease HARBI1, with amino-acid sequence MAELVGARPRQLRTFRARRDVLDELPDPELIKRYRLDRAGILFVADLVREALTAPTNRNQALSPEMKVLVTLRYLATGKMQQCSSDDLGPSQQTVSRVTRETVYALAQPHIVRRFIKFPLTVQETQVKRREFEEIAGFPGVVGAVDGTHVRIVAPKEFEAEVREGYGP; translated from the exons atggcAGAGCTAGTGGGTGCGCGTCcgcggcagctgaggacttttcgggcacgaagagacgtccttgatgAACTTCCGGACCCGGAATTGATCAAGAGGTACCGCCTGGACCGTGCAGGGATACTCTTCGTGGCTGATTTGGTGCGTGAGGCCTTGACTGCTCCTACAAACAGGAACCAAGCCCTCTCCCCGGAGATGAAGGTCCTCGTAACACTGAGGTATCTTGCTACGgggaaaatgcagcagtgtagcagcgacgacttgGGGCCTTCACAACAGACCGTCAGCAGGGTCACCCGGGAGACTGTGTACGCCCTTGCACAGCCTCATATAGTGAGACGCTTCATCAAGTTCCCCCTCACTGTGCAAGAAACTCAGGTGAAGCGGCGAGAGTTTGAGGAAATTGCGGGATTTCCTGGTGTGGTAGGGGCAGTAGACGGAACACATGTGAGGATTGTTGCACCCAAGGAATTTGAGGCAGA GGTTCGAGAGGGGTATGGTCcctag